One window of the Fusobacterium animalis 7_1 genome contains the following:
- a CDS encoding type II toxin-antitoxin system RelE family toxin: MPEKYFEEIDEETKIIYYYSFSSEVVKFFKKQPEVFIKFKENIKKMVNGDRNIDIKIYQGKIKKQSEIFRRLRTLRMRIGNFRVIFMIKEEYDNLKIYTFIIKADSRGDIYKK; encoded by the coding sequence ATGCCAGAAAAATATTTTGAAGAAATTGATGAAGAAACAAAAATAATATATTATTATTCTTTTTCAAGTGAAGTTGTAAAATTTTTTAAAAAACAACCAGAAGTTTTTATTAAATTTAAAGAAAATATAAAAAAAATGGTAAATGGGGATAGGAATATTGATATAAAAATATATCAAGGGAAAATAAAAAAACAATCAGAGATTTTTAGAAGATTAAGAACTTTAAGAATGAGAATAGGGAATTTTAGAGTTATATTTATGATAAAAGAGGAGTATGATAATTTAAAAATCTATACTTTTATTATTAAAGCAGATAGCAGAGGAGATATTTATAAAAAATAG
- a CDS encoding heavy-metal-associated domain-containing protein gives MKLNLKIDGMGCEHCVKSVREALEEIKGIKVLDVKIGSAEIEAENDSVLNEIREKLDDAGYDLVR, from the coding sequence ATGAAATTAAATTTAAAAATTGATGGTATGGGTTGTGAACATTGTGTAAAATCAGTTAGAGAAGCATTAGAAGAAATAAAAGGAATAAAAGTTTTAGATGTAAAAATTGGTTCAGCAGAAATAGAAGCTGAAAATGATAGTGTATTAAATGAAATAAGAGAAAAGCTAGATGATGCAGGTTATGATTTAGTGAGGTAA
- a CDS encoding heavy metal translocating P-type ATPase, with translation MENNINLRVGTNTNQENECQKLELKIDGISCQACVAKIERKLSKTNGVEKALVNISNNMADIEYNEKEIKASEIMKIIEKLGYTPKRREDLKDKEEAIKTEKKLKSELTKSKIVIILSFILMYISMSHMLGLPVPHIIYPVDNIVNYVVIQFILAITVMIIGKRFYRVGFRQLFMLSPNMDSLVAVGTSSAFIYSLYISYKIFAENNIHLMHSLYYESAAMIVAFVMLGKYLEALSKGKASAAIKKLVNFQSKKANIIRNDEIVEIDIGEVSKGDTVFIKPGEKIPVDGVIVEGHSTIDEAMITGESIPVEKAENDKVYSGSINKDGALKVVVNATEGETLISKIAKLVEDAQMTKAPIARLADKVSLIFVPTVIFIAIFAALLWWFLIKYNVVLVSQNPFEFVLTIFISVLIIACPCSLGLATPTAIMVGTGKGAELGILIKSGEALEKLNQIDTIVFDKTGTLTEGAPRVIDIVNLDNTDKDEILKISASMEVNSEHPLGKAIYDEAKEKNINLYDVKNFLSISGRGVIGEIEGKKYLLGNKKLILDNNIKDLHEEEIHKYELQGKTTILLADEEKLIAFITLADVVRNESIELIKKLKKENIKTYMLTGDNERTAKVIAEKLGIDDVIAEVSPEDKYKKIKELQEQGKKVAMVGDGINDSPALAQADVGMAIGSGTDIAIESADIVLMGKDIEVILTAIRLSRATIKNIKENLFWAFFYNSCGIPIAGGLLYLFTGHLLNPMIAGLAMGLSSVSVVSNALRLKRFK, from the coding sequence ATGGAGAATAATATAAATTTAAGGGTAGGAACTAATACTAATCAAGAAAATGAATGTCAAAAATTAGAATTAAAAATTGATGGTATAAGTTGTCAAGCCTGTGTTGCAAAGATAGAAAGAAAACTATCTAAGACAAATGGAGTAGAAAAAGCACTTGTTAATATTTCAAATAATATGGCAGATATTGAATATAATGAAAAAGAAATAAAAGCCAGTGAAATTATGAAAATAATTGAAAAGCTAGGTTATACTCCAAAAAGAAGAGAAGATTTAAAGGATAAAGAAGAAGCAATTAAAACAGAAAAAAAGTTAAAATCAGAATTAACTAAATCAAAAATTGTTATAATTTTATCTTTTATACTTATGTATATTTCAATGAGTCATATGCTTGGATTACCAGTTCCTCATATAATTTACCCTGTGGATAATATAGTTAATTATGTGGTAATACAATTTATTTTGGCTATAACTGTTATGATAATTGGAAAGAGATTTTATAGAGTTGGTTTTAGACAATTATTTATGTTAAGTCCTAATATGGACAGTTTGGTAGCAGTTGGAACAAGTTCTGCTTTTATATATAGTTTATATATAAGTTATAAAATATTTGCAGAGAATAATATACACTTAATGCATTCACTATATTATGAGTCGGCTGCAATGATAGTAGCTTTTGTAATGTTAGGAAAATATTTAGAAGCATTAAGTAAAGGTAAAGCTTCTGCTGCAATAAAAAAGTTGGTAAATTTTCAATCTAAAAAAGCTAATATTATTAGAAATGATGAAATAGTTGAAATAGATATAGGAGAAGTATCAAAAGGAGATACAGTTTTTATAAAGCCTGGTGAAAAAATTCCAGTTGATGGTGTGATAGTAGAGGGACATTCAACTATTGATGAAGCAATGATTACTGGTGAAAGTATCCCAGTTGAAAAAGCTGAAAATGATAAGGTATATAGTGGAAGTATAAATAAAGATGGAGCATTGAAAGTTGTTGTAAATGCAACAGAAGGAGAAACTCTAATATCAAAAATAGCAAAACTTGTTGAAGATGCACAGATGACAAAAGCACCAATAGCAAGACTTGCAGATAAAGTTTCTTTAATATTTGTTCCAACGGTTATTTTTATTGCAATTTTTGCAGCTTTACTTTGGTGGTTTTTAATAAAATATAATGTAGTGTTAGTAAGTCAAAATCCATTTGAGTTTGTATTGACTATTTTTATATCTGTTCTTATAATTGCTTGCCCTTGTTCATTAGGACTTGCCACACCAACTGCTATTATGGTTGGAACAGGTAAAGGGGCAGAATTGGGTATTTTAATAAAATCTGGTGAAGCACTAGAAAAATTAAATCAAATTGACACTATTGTTTTTGACAAAACAGGTACTTTAACAGAAGGAGCACCAAGAGTTATAGACATAGTAAATTTAGATAATACAGATAAAGATGAGATATTAAAAATATCTGCTTCAATGGAAGTAAATTCAGAACATCCATTAGGAAAAGCAATCTATGATGAAGCAAAGGAAAAAAATATTAATTTATATGATGTAAAAAATTTCTTATCCATTTCAGGTAGAGGTGTAATTGGAGAAATTGAGGGTAAAAAATATTTATTGGGCAATAAAAAGTTAATTCTTGATAATAATATAAAAGATTTACATGAAGAAGAAATACATAAATATGAGCTACAAGGAAAAACAACTATACTTTTAGCTGATGAAGAAAAATTAATTGCTTTCATAACATTGGCAGATGTTGTTAGAAATGAAAGTATAGAACTTATTAAGAAATTAAAAAAAGAAAATATTAAGACCTATATGCTCACTGGTGATAATGAAAGAACTGCAAAAGTTATAGCAGAAAAATTGGGAATAGATGATGTTATTGCAGAGGTATCTCCTGAGGATAAGTATAAAAAAATTAAAGAATTACAAGAACAAGGTAAAAAAGTTGCAATGGTTGGAGATGGAATAAATGATTCACCTGCACTAGCACAAGCAGATGTTGGAATGGCAATAGGAAGTGGAACAGACATTGCAATAGAAAGTGCTGATATTGTTCTTATGGGAAAAGATATAGAAGTTATTTTAACTGCTATAAGATTGAGTAGAGCGACTATAAAAAACATAAAAGAAAATCTATTTTGGGCATTTTTCTATAACAGCTGTGGTATTCCAATAGCAGGAGGTTTACTATATCTATTTACAGGACATTTACTAAATCCTATGATAGCAGGACTTGCTATGGGGTTGAGCTCTGTGTCAGTTGTAAGTAATGCATTGAGATTAAAGAGATTTAAGTAA